A DNA window from Micromonospora sp. NBC_01739 contains the following coding sequences:
- the secA gene encoding preprotein translocase subunit SecA has translation MSILEKVLRAGEGRMVRRLKAIAAAVNSIEDDYVNLTDEELSGMTEQFRERLAEGETLDDLLPEAFAVCREAAARVLGQRPYDVQVMGGAALHFGNIAEMKTGEGKTLTSVMPVYLNALSGKGVHVVTVNDYLAQRDAAWMGRVHQFLGLTVGVVLPNRPAAEHRAAYECDITYGTNNEFGFDYLRDNMAWSKEELVQRGHNFAVVDEVDSILIDEARTPLIISGPAEHSARWYGEFAAVVARLQAGKDGEGDYEVDYAKRTIAVTERGVAKVEDRLGIDNLYESVNTPLVGYLNNAIKAKELYKRDKDYIVSDGEVLIVDEFTGRILHGRRYNEGMHQAIEAKEGVEIKQENQTLATITLQNYFRLYEKLSGMTGTAQTEAGEFNKVYKVGVVTIPTHRPMVRQDRADVIYKTEKAKFNAVIEDIAERHQAGQPVLVGTVSVENSEILSQLLRRRGIPHSVLNAKFHAREAEIVAQAGRKGAVTVATNMAGRGTDILLGGNAEFLAASELRQRGLDPVENAEEYDKAMEEVLPKWKQACEAEADEVAAAGGLYVLGTERHESRRIDNQLRGRSGRQGDPGESRFYLSLQDELMKRFRSGAVEAVMERFNIPEDVPIESKMVTRQIKSAQAQIEGQNAEIRKNVLKYDEVMNKQRQVIYAERLRVLNGEDLSEQVRNMIDDVIEAYVQGATSENYAEEWDLEQLWTSLKQLYPVGITIEEMEEEAGGSRAGIDADFLVSRLRADAHAAYDRREEQLGAEGTRQLERMVLLQVIDRKWREHLYEMDYLQEGITLRAYAQRDPVVEYQREGFAMFATMMDGIKEETVGFLFNLEVQVNEPEPEAEEVQLLDKPVEIRAKGLARAPQQQGLQYSAPTIDGEAGAGGVAVQRDDQRAPALGIGGPVPGAPAAPGQTAPAAPQRQAGGLRGAGVASSTARQTAANGQASAGNGPSRNAPCPCGSGRKYKRCHGAPGGSAD, from the coding sequence GTGTCGATTCTGGAAAAGGTCCTTCGCGCGGGCGAAGGGCGCATGGTGCGCCGGCTGAAGGCGATCGCCGCTGCCGTCAACTCGATCGAGGACGACTACGTCAACCTCACCGACGAAGAGCTGAGCGGCATGACCGAGCAGTTCAGGGAGCGGCTCGCCGAAGGCGAGACCCTGGACGACCTGTTGCCCGAGGCGTTCGCGGTCTGCCGGGAGGCGGCGGCGCGGGTGCTCGGCCAGCGACCGTACGACGTCCAGGTGATGGGCGGCGCGGCGCTGCACTTCGGCAACATCGCCGAGATGAAGACCGGTGAGGGTAAGACCCTGACCTCGGTCATGCCGGTCTACCTCAACGCGCTGTCCGGCAAGGGCGTGCACGTGGTCACGGTCAACGACTACCTGGCCCAGCGTGACGCGGCCTGGATGGGTCGGGTGCACCAGTTCCTCGGCCTGACCGTCGGTGTGGTGCTGCCCAACCGCCCGGCCGCCGAGCACCGCGCGGCGTACGAATGTGACATCACCTACGGCACCAACAACGAGTTCGGCTTCGACTACCTGCGCGACAACATGGCCTGGTCGAAGGAGGAGCTGGTCCAGCGGGGCCACAACTTCGCCGTGGTCGACGAGGTCGACTCCATCCTGATCGACGAGGCCCGGACCCCGCTGATCATCTCCGGCCCGGCCGAGCACTCCGCCCGCTGGTACGGCGAGTTCGCCGCCGTGGTGGCCCGCCTCCAGGCCGGCAAGGACGGCGAGGGCGACTACGAGGTCGACTACGCCAAGCGCACCATCGCGGTCACCGAGCGCGGTGTGGCCAAGGTCGAGGACCGGCTCGGCATCGACAACCTGTACGAGTCGGTGAACACCCCGCTGGTCGGCTACCTGAACAACGCCATCAAGGCCAAGGAGCTGTACAAGCGCGACAAGGACTACATCGTCAGCGACGGTGAGGTCTTGATCGTCGACGAGTTCACCGGCCGCATCCTGCACGGTCGCCGCTACAACGAGGGCATGCACCAGGCGATCGAGGCCAAGGAGGGGGTGGAGATCAAGCAGGAGAACCAGACCCTGGCCACCATCACCCTCCAGAACTACTTCCGCCTCTACGAGAAGCTCTCCGGCATGACCGGTACGGCCCAGACCGAGGCGGGCGAGTTCAACAAGGTCTACAAGGTCGGTGTGGTGACCATCCCGACCCACCGGCCGATGGTCCGGCAGGACCGGGCCGACGTCATCTACAAGACCGAGAAGGCCAAGTTCAACGCGGTCATCGAGGACATCGCCGAGCGCCACCAGGCCGGGCAGCCCGTGCTGGTCGGCACGGTCTCGGTGGAGAACTCCGAGATCCTCTCCCAGCTGCTGCGCCGCCGGGGCATCCCGCACTCCGTGCTGAACGCGAAGTTCCACGCCCGGGAGGCGGAGATCGTCGCCCAGGCCGGTCGCAAGGGCGCGGTCACGGTGGCCACCAACATGGCCGGTCGAGGCACGGACATCCTGCTCGGCGGCAACGCCGAGTTCCTCGCCGCCAGCGAGCTGCGCCAGCGTGGTCTGGACCCGGTGGAGAACGCCGAGGAGTACGACAAGGCGATGGAGGAGGTCCTGCCGAAGTGGAAGCAGGCCTGCGAAGCGGAGGCCGATGAGGTCGCCGCCGCCGGTGGGCTCTACGTGCTGGGCACGGAGCGGCACGAGTCCCGACGCATCGACAACCAGCTGCGTGGTCGGTCCGGCCGGCAGGGTGACCCGGGTGAGTCGCGCTTCTACCTGTCGCTTCAGGACGAGCTGATGAAGCGGTTCCGCTCCGGCGCGGTCGAGGCGGTCATGGAGCGCTTCAACATCCCGGAGGACGTGCCCATCGAGTCGAAGATGGTCACCCGCCAGATCAAGAGCGCCCAGGCCCAGATCGAGGGGCAGAACGCCGAGATCCGGAAGAACGTCCTCAAGTACGACGAGGTCATGAACAAGCAGCGCCAGGTGATCTACGCCGAGCGGCTGCGGGTGCTCAACGGAGAGGACCTCTCCGAGCAGGTCCGCAACATGATCGACGACGTGATCGAGGCGTACGTTCAGGGCGCCACCTCGGAGAACTACGCCGAGGAATGGGATCTCGAGCAGCTCTGGACCAGCCTCAAGCAGCTCTACCCGGTGGGCATCACCATCGAGGAGATGGAGGAGGAGGCCGGCGGCTCCCGGGCCGGCATCGACGCCGACTTCCTGGTCTCCCGACTGCGGGCGGACGCGCACGCCGCGTACGACCGTCGGGAGGAGCAGCTAGGCGCCGAGGGCACCCGGCAGCTGGAGCGGATGGTGCTGCTCCAGGTCATCGACCGCAAGTGGCGTGAGCACCTCTACGAGATGGACTACCTCCAGGAGGGCATCACCCTGCGGGCGTACGCCCAGCGTGACCCGGTGGTGGAGTACCAGCGCGAGGGCTTCGCGATGTTCGCCACCATGATGGACGGCATCAAGGAGGAGACGGTCGGCTTCCTCTTCAACCTCGAGGTGCAGGTCAACGAGCCGGAGCCCGAGGCCGAGGAAGTTCAGCTGCTGGACAAGCCGGTGGAGATCCGCGCCAAGGGTCTGGCTCGCGCCCCGCAGCAGCAGGGCCTGCAGTACTCCGCCCCGACCATCGACGGTGAGGCCGGTGCCGGTGGGGTGGCCGTGCAGCGCGACGACCAGCGGGCCCCGGCCCTGGGCATCGGTGGCCCGGTGCCCGGCGCACCGGCGGCTCCCGGGCAGACCGCCCCGGCGGCTCCCCAGCGTCAGGCCGGCGGCCTGCGGGGTGCCGGGGTGGCCTCCAGCACGGCCCGGCAGACGGCGGCCAACGGGCAGGCCTCGGCCGGCAACGGCCCCTCCCGCAACGCGCCGTGCCCCTGCGGCTCCGGCCGCAAGTACAAGCGCTGCCACGGTGCCCCCGGCGGCTCCGCCGACTGA
- a CDS encoding GNAT family N-acetyltransferase: MDPVEITEAGLALRPWRPTDADDLYRACQDPEIQRWIDVPRPYRPQDAQRFIAGRSRQWAEGTAAAFAVCDPATDRLLGACDLQRIDQDHQLSEIGYWTAPWARGQGVAVRAVRALARWSFTELNLRRLLWTSPAGNYPARLVALRSGFRIEGRLRAADPARGSYEWFGSLLPGEVPAPDEIGPAGPGTLEARRAAVFGRPQPTIFASTPRRELRLRPMEERDLAALVITCQDPETLRWTTVPDPYDRSAAESFLIHCQDCWAGGTAAYYVIADEQDHYAGSIDLRLSPTDPLLADVGFMTAPHARGRGYQTAALAALATWGFATLGLARIEWRAHVGNLASRRVAERAGFTMEGTARGLLNHRGTRADAWIGALLAEDLAQPAVRHAATVDRAG; this comes from the coding sequence ATGGACCCCGTGGAGATCACCGAGGCCGGACTGGCCCTCCGGCCGTGGCGGCCTACCGACGCCGACGACCTGTATCGCGCCTGCCAGGATCCGGAGATCCAGCGCTGGATCGACGTCCCCCGACCCTACCGGCCGCAGGACGCGCAACGGTTCATAGCGGGCCGCTCGCGCCAGTGGGCGGAGGGCACGGCAGCCGCCTTCGCGGTCTGTGACCCCGCCACCGATCGACTCCTGGGCGCCTGCGACCTGCAGAGAATCGATCAGGACCACCAACTCAGCGAGATCGGCTACTGGACCGCCCCGTGGGCGCGCGGTCAGGGCGTGGCCGTACGCGCCGTACGGGCCCTGGCCCGATGGTCCTTCACGGAGCTGAACCTGCGCCGGCTGCTCTGGACCTCCCCCGCCGGCAACTACCCCGCCCGGCTGGTCGCCCTGCGCAGCGGTTTCCGGATCGAGGGGCGGCTGCGCGCGGCCGACCCGGCACGCGGCAGCTACGAGTGGTTCGGCTCGCTGCTGCCCGGCGAGGTACCGGCCCCCGACGAGATCGGTCCGGCCGGCCCGGGCACCCTGGAGGCCCGCCGGGCCGCCGTCTTCGGTCGCCCCCAGCCCACGATCTTCGCCAGCACCCCACGGCGCGAGCTGCGGCTCCGTCCGATGGAGGAACGTGACCTGGCGGCATTGGTGATCACCTGCCAGGACCCGGAGACCCTGCGGTGGACCACCGTCCCGGATCCCTACGACCGGTCGGCGGCCGAGTCCTTCCTGATCCACTGCCAGGACTGCTGGGCGGGCGGCACCGCGGCCTACTATGTGATCGCCGACGAACAGGATCACTACGCCGGCTCGATCGACCTGCGGCTGTCCCCCACCGATCCCCTGCTCGCCGACGTCGGCTTCATGACCGCGCCACATGCCCGGGGCCGGGGTTACCAGACGGCGGCGCTGGCCGCGCTGGCCACCTGGGGTTTCGCCACCCTCGGGCTGGCCCGCATCGAATGGCGGGCGCACGTCGGCAACCTGGCCTCCCGCCGGGTCGCCGAGCGGGCCGGCTTCACCATGGAGGGCACCGCCCGGGGTCTTCTGAACCACCGTGGCACCCGGGCCGACGCCTGGATCGGTGCCCTGCTGGCCGAGGATCTGGCCCAGCCGGCGGTGCGGCACGCGGCAACGGTCGACCGGGCCGGGTGA
- a CDS encoding GNAT family N-acetyltransferase, whose protein sequence is MTAESIEAHGVRLRPYRLDDLADVVAGCADPVTQRFLDGLPRPYTEADARRWITESAPALAASGGAAYAVADPATDRMLGSVGLSNPLPQRRQAEIGYWVLPGVRGRGVATAATRALAEHAFSDGIDRLELLTRLENVASQRVAVATGFRPEGVRRGGGLSPGGSRPDLAVWARLADDPPGPYPRPLPDLPEGRLTDGVVVLRRLEPEDTDEMYRLNTSPGVVSSRVPPGPPTREEIAGRGLGAAHQWLVGTVAAMTILDAASGTVAGSCMLLHDQRAGQGMLGYSLFPQWRGRGYATRAVRLLARWGFAQVGLARVWAGTLPENLASRRVLERAGFRYEGLLRSLLPGVEGDRRDSTVYGLLPGELVD, encoded by the coding sequence ATGACCGCCGAGTCCATCGAGGCGCACGGGGTACGGCTGCGGCCGTACCGTCTGGACGACCTGGCCGATGTCGTAGCCGGCTGCGCCGACCCGGTGACCCAACGTTTCCTGGACGGTCTGCCCCGCCCGTACACCGAGGCCGACGCCCGGCGATGGATCACCGAGAGTGCCCCGGCGCTGGCCGCCTCAGGCGGTGCCGCGTACGCCGTCGCCGATCCGGCCACCGACCGGATGCTCGGCTCCGTGGGGCTGAGTAACCCGCTGCCACAGCGGCGGCAGGCCGAGATCGGCTACTGGGTGCTGCCGGGCGTGCGGGGTCGCGGGGTGGCCACGGCGGCCACCCGGGCGTTGGCCGAACATGCCTTCTCCGACGGCATCGACCGGCTGGAACTGCTCACCAGGCTGGAGAACGTGGCCAGCCAGCGGGTCGCGGTGGCTACCGGTTTCCGACCCGAGGGGGTACGCCGGGGTGGCGGCCTGAGCCCCGGTGGCAGCCGGCCCGACCTGGCGGTCTGGGCGCGGCTGGCCGACGATCCGCCCGGGCCGTACCCCCGTCCGCTGCCCGACCTGCCCGAGGGGCGACTCACCGACGGGGTGGTCGTGCTCCGACGGCTGGAGCCCGAGGACACCGACGAGATGTACCGTCTGAACACCAGCCCGGGGGTGGTGTCCTCCCGGGTGCCACCGGGCCCGCCCACCCGGGAGGAGATCGCCGGGCGTGGTCTCGGCGCGGCCCACCAGTGGCTGGTCGGCACGGTAGCGGCGATGACCATCCTCGACGCGGCCTCCGGGACGGTGGCCGGGTCCTGCATGCTGCTGCACGACCAGCGCGCCGGGCAGGGGATGCTGGGCTACAGCCTGTTCCCGCAGTGGCGGGGACGCGGCTACGCCACCCGGGCGGTGCGGCTGCTGGCCCGGTGGGGTTTCGCGCAGGTCGGCCTGGCCCGGGTGTGGGCCGGCACCCTGCCGGAGAACCTGGCCTCCCGGCGGGTGCTGGAACGGGCCGGCTTCCGCTACGAGGGGCTGTTGCGCTCCCTGCTACCCGGCGTGGAGGGCGACCGGCGGGACTCGACCGTGTACGGGCTGCTCCCCGGCGAACTGGTGGACTGA
- the hpf gene encoding ribosome hibernation-promoting factor, HPF/YfiA family translates to MDIVVKGRNVEVPDHYRVHVAEKLAKIERYDHKLIRAEVELFHERNPRQADHCQRVEITCFSRGPVIRAEACTSDFYSALDTAIAKLDARLRRAADRRRVHRGRPPVSVAAATAGLPVADMFSAALSAPGATAVAERAEEDEYDDQPWHIAREKVHPAQPMTVDEALFQMELVGHDFYLFQDKESGRPSVVYRRHAYDYGIISLDI, encoded by the coding sequence GTGGACATCGTGGTCAAGGGCCGTAACGTCGAAGTGCCGGATCATTACCGGGTGCACGTAGCCGAAAAACTGGCGAAGATCGAACGTTACGACCACAAACTTATCCGGGCCGAGGTGGAGCTTTTCCACGAGCGCAATCCGCGCCAGGCCGACCACTGCCAGCGAGTGGAAATCACCTGCTTCTCCCGGGGCCCGGTGATCCGGGCCGAGGCCTGCACGAGCGACTTCTACAGCGCGCTGGACACGGCCATCGCCAAGCTCGACGCCCGCCTGCGCCGCGCCGCTGACCGACGTCGCGTACACCGGGGCCGCCCGCCGGTATCGGTCGCCGCCGCCACCGCCGGCCTGCCGGTCGCCGACATGTTCTCCGCCGCCCTGAGCGCACCGGGGGCCACCGCGGTCGCCGAACGCGCCGAGGAGGACGAGTACGACGACCAGCCGTGGCACATCGCCCGGGAGAAGGTGCACCCGGCCCAGCCGATGACCGTCGACGAAGCGCTGTTCCAGATGGAACTCGTCGGCCACGACTTCTACCTGTTCCAGGACAAGGAATCCGGTCGCCCCAGTGTCGTCTACCGACGGCACGCCTACGACTACGGCATCATCTCGCTCGACATCTGA
- a CDS encoding ComF family protein produces the protein MLGGLWADLADLALPTECAGCRQRSSRLRQGVCPECVTVLRALRPGAVRPVPAPLGLPPCHALGSYAGPLRETLLAYKDHGRHGLARPLGALLAEVVAAAVGSVRPLVLVPVPDTPAAARARYGDHLGRLARHCARRLGAAGWPVRVQRPVQARSRPDSVTLDSAGRAATALGAFRVRPGVGPTPPGVTVVLLDDIITTGSTLAAISQLLRVPGMSPSVAAVLAATEKRHKR, from the coding sequence GTGCTGGGCGGGCTGTGGGCGGATCTGGCCGATCTGGCCCTGCCCACGGAGTGCGCCGGCTGTCGGCAGCGTAGCTCCCGGCTGCGGCAGGGGGTCTGTCCGGAATGTGTGACCGTGTTGCGGGCCCTGCGTCCCGGGGCGGTCCGACCGGTTCCGGCCCCGCTGGGGCTGCCGCCCTGTCACGCCCTGGGCAGCTACGCCGGGCCGTTGCGGGAGACTCTGCTCGCGTACAAGGATCATGGCCGGCACGGTCTGGCCCGGCCCCTGGGAGCGTTGCTGGCCGAGGTCGTGGCCGCCGCGGTCGGATCGGTGCGCCCCCTGGTGCTGGTGCCGGTGCCGGACACCCCGGCGGCGGCCCGGGCCCGCTACGGCGACCATCTGGGGCGGCTGGCCCGGCACTGCGCCCGCAGGCTGGGCGCGGCGGGTTGGCCGGTACGGGTGCAGCGGCCGGTGCAGGCGAGGTCCCGGCCCGATTCGGTCACCCTGGACAGCGCCGGCCGGGCGGCCACCGCTCTGGGGGCCTTCCGGGTCCGGCCGGGTGTCGGCCCCACCCCGCCCGGGGTGACCGTGGTGCTGCTCGACGACATCATCACCACCGGGTCCACCCTCGCCGCGATCAGCCAATTGCTGCGCGTACCAGGAATGTCGCCCTCGGTGGCGGCGGTTCTTGCGGCTACCGAAAAAAGGCACAAGCGGTAA
- a CDS encoding LpqB family beta-propeller domain-containing protein, producing the protein MKRRVLSGALGVVLVLTGCGIPDRSEVQTEQRGPAAEASWSLGRGSEPPPREASGSDAEAFVRNFLAAAAGEPDRAYERVKQYIAASERGGLQVKQGSEVALSVVRLIDDPVIEPDVDSMKVTISVQQVGLLRANGMLVPPLATETTYEFRLINAGPAGQDDAGFYVSEPPNILLLSDEALRLYYQTESIYFWNSERTRLVPDQRYLSSAVPAERRVSEVVRWLTAGPSDWLRVGVSGLPDRTEMINNATGSDGRWEVNLDMPGADDVRLEQFATQLAWSLLELDGILEIKILNQSRKLVDLGEQRTANQLYQLEDNGRRFCVYEGAVHALAVANEPIGRVPVVAEANRGVFSAGLRRAGDDVLAALVVGASGGRQRLSVGRGREVVESFTAGPTHTAIGRPVWLRTDSDQPAGLVVADGELHRFDDRAVMRPVQLGLPGRVEAVAAALDGHRIALIVDGALYVAAISWEGGVPTIGPARRLTTSLTRLTAVDWWAEGRLLVAGAAGRPAIYDVSVDGALETRLRDDAGAEVTHLAAHPATPTSPLAASFMYEANGVTYRNNPFERIVREQVQEVTAPPTGVRPGNPTAPVFLY; encoded by the coding sequence GTGAAGCGGCGGGTGCTCAGCGGTGCGCTCGGGGTGGTGCTGGTGCTCACCGGTTGTGGCATTCCGGACCGCTCCGAGGTGCAGACCGAGCAGCGTGGGCCGGCGGCGGAGGCCAGTTGGTCGCTGGGGCGGGGCAGCGAACCGCCGCCCCGGGAGGCCAGCGGAAGCGACGCCGAGGCCTTCGTCCGCAACTTCCTGGCCGCGGCGGCCGGCGAGCCGGACCGGGCCTACGAGCGGGTCAAGCAGTACATCGCGGCCTCCGAACGGGGTGGCCTTCAGGTCAAGCAGGGCAGCGAGGTGGCCCTGTCGGTGGTACGCCTCATCGACGACCCGGTGATCGAGCCGGACGTCGACAGCATGAAGGTCACCATCAGCGTGCAGCAGGTCGGTCTGCTGCGGGCCAACGGCATGCTCGTCCCACCCCTGGCCACCGAGACGACCTACGAGTTCCGCCTGATCAACGCCGGTCCGGCGGGTCAGGACGACGCCGGCTTCTACGTCAGCGAGCCACCGAACATCCTGCTGCTCAGCGACGAGGCCCTGCGCCTGTACTACCAGACCGAATCCATCTACTTCTGGAACTCCGAGCGGACCCGTCTGGTGCCCGACCAGCGGTACCTCTCCTCGGCGGTGCCCGCCGAGCGGCGGGTCAGTGAGGTGGTCCGCTGGTTGACCGCAGGCCCCTCGGACTGGCTGCGGGTCGGCGTCTCCGGGCTGCCCGACCGCACCGAGATGATCAACAATGCCACCGGCTCGGACGGCCGGTGGGAGGTCAATCTCGACATGCCCGGCGCCGACGACGTCCGGTTGGAGCAGTTCGCCACCCAACTGGCCTGGTCGCTGCTGGAGCTGGACGGCATCCTGGAGATCAAGATCCTGAACCAGTCCCGCAAGCTCGTCGACCTGGGCGAGCAGCGCACGGCGAACCAGCTCTACCAGTTGGAGGACAACGGCCGACGCTTCTGCGTGTACGAAGGCGCCGTCCACGCCCTGGCCGTGGCCAACGAGCCGATCGGCCGGGTGCCGGTGGTGGCCGAGGCGAACCGCGGGGTGTTCTCCGCGGGGTTGCGTCGGGCCGGCGACGACGTGCTGGCCGCCCTGGTGGTCGGCGCGTCCGGGGGCCGGCAGCGACTGAGTGTCGGCCGGGGCCGCGAGGTGGTGGAGAGCTTCACGGCCGGCCCCACCCACACCGCGATCGGTCGGCCGGTCTGGTTGCGCACCGACAGCGATCAGCCGGCCGGTCTGGTGGTCGCCGACGGCGAGCTGCACCGCTTCGACGACCGGGCGGTGATGCGCCCGGTGCAGCTCGGCCTGCCGGGTCGGGTCGAGGCGGTGGCCGCCGCCCTGGACGGGCACCGGATCGCCCTGATCGTCGACGGCGCCCTGTACGTGGCCGCCATCAGTTGGGAGGGCGGGGTGCCCACCATCGGGCCGGCCCGACGCCTGACCACCTCCCTGACCCGGTTGACCGCGGTCGACTGGTGGGCCGAAGGCCGGCTGCTGGTGGCCGGGGCCGCCGGTCGGCCGGCGATCTACGACGTCAGTGTCGACGGGGCCCTGGAGACCCGGCTGCGGGACGACGCCGGTGCCGAGGTCACCCACCTGGCCGCCCACCCCGCCACCCCGACCTCCCCGCTGGCCGCCAGCTTCATGTACGAGGCCAACGGGGTCACCTACCGCAACAACCCGTTCGAGCGCATCGTGCGGGAACAGGTCCAGGAGGTCACCGCCCCGCCGACCGGGGTCCGTCCGGGCAATCCCACCGCACCGGTCTTCCTCTACTGA
- the mtrB gene encoding MtrAB system histidine kinase MtrB yields the protein MTTSPTPDPDATSRRSGAGREVWRRLSGRAARVFAGLHHTWRRSLQVRVVTITLVVSSLLVGGFAYLIAGNITSILLDNAKTDVRLRLTSGAEYAAKQFSLYSQPQEAQLQETIDGTVNYLAGGDPQQTSGVVVALTADSVGGMILPRSSPAVDFRPLISPELRTAVAGGNVANQIQTGRLTGDRNTKYLVYGSPVPTRFGQVELYYFVPLTLQDATASQARATVVATGVALVLLLGLLAALVTRLVVTPVRVAARTAQRLSAGLLDQRMAVNGEDDLALLAASFNQMATNLQRQILRLEEMSRLQRRFTSDVSHELRTPLTTVRMAADLIFAEREGFEPSVARSAELLQAELDRFEELLTDLLEISRFDAGFAVLDAEPTDLVPVVHRVVDRLSGLAERVGVEIELDLPATPVIAEIDPRRVERVLRNLVGNAVEHGEGRPVHITLGMDETAVAVTVRDHGVGLKPGEEKLVFNRFWRADPSRARQTGGTGLGLSISLEDARLHGGWLEAWGAPGQGAQFRLTLPARAGDRLITSPLRLVPADAALPFGASPAEDLLAIGPGPDGALTVGPATPPAAEQRAEVGS from the coding sequence GTGACCACCTCCCCGACTCCGGACCCAGACGCCACGTCCCGCCGTTCTGGCGCGGGGCGGGAGGTGTGGCGTCGGCTCAGCGGTCGGGCCGCCCGCGTGTTCGCCGGCCTGCACCACACCTGGCGTCGCTCCCTGCAGGTGCGGGTGGTCACCATCACCCTCGTGGTCTCCAGCCTGCTGGTGGGCGGCTTCGCCTACCTGATCGCCGGCAACATCACCAGCATCCTGCTGGACAACGCCAAGACCGACGTGCGGCTGCGGCTGACCAGCGGAGCGGAGTACGCGGCCAAGCAGTTCAGCCTCTACAGCCAGCCGCAGGAGGCCCAACTCCAGGAGACCATCGACGGCACGGTCAACTACCTGGCCGGGGGTGACCCCCAGCAGACCAGCGGGGTGGTCGTGGCGCTGACCGCGGACAGTGTCGGCGGCATGATCCTGCCGCGCAGCTCACCCGCGGTGGATTTCCGGCCGTTGATCAGCCCTGAGCTGCGGACGGCGGTGGCCGGGGGCAATGTGGCCAACCAGATCCAGACCGGTCGGCTGACCGGCGATCGGAACACCAAGTATCTGGTGTACGGCTCGCCGGTGCCCACCCGTTTCGGCCAGGTGGAGCTCTACTACTTCGTACCGTTGACCTTGCAGGACGCCACCGCCAGCCAGGCGCGGGCCACCGTGGTGGCCACCGGGGTGGCCCTGGTGCTGCTGCTCGGACTGCTGGCCGCGCTGGTGACCCGGCTGGTGGTGACACCGGTACGGGTCGCGGCCCGCACCGCCCAGCGGCTCTCCGCCGGGCTGCTCGACCAGCGGATGGCCGTCAACGGCGAGGACGATCTGGCCCTGCTGGCGGCCTCCTTCAATCAGATGGCCACCAACCTGCAACGGCAGATCCTGCGGTTGGAGGAGATGTCGCGGTTGCAGCGCCGGTTCACCTCGGACGTCTCACACGAGCTGCGTACCCCGCTGACCACGGTACGGATGGCAGCCGATCTGATCTTCGCCGAGCGGGAGGGGTTCGAGCCCTCCGTGGCCCGCAGCGCGGAGTTGTTGCAGGCCGAGTTGGACCGGTTCGAGGAACTGCTGACCGACCTGCTGGAGATCAGCCGGTTCGACGCGGGCTTCGCCGTCCTGGACGCCGAGCCGACCGACCTGGTGCCGGTGGTGCACCGGGTGGTGGACCGCCTCTCCGGCCTGGCCGAACGGGTCGGTGTGGAGATCGAGCTGGACCTGCCGGCGACCCCGGTGATCGCCGAGATCGACCCCCGCCGGGTAGAGCGGGTGCTGCGCAACCTGGTCGGCAACGCGGTCGAACACGGCGAGGGCAGGCCGGTGCACATCACCCTGGGCATGGACGAGACCGCGGTGGCGGTGACCGTCCGGGATCACGGTGTCGGGCTCAAGCCCGGCGAGGAGAAGTTGGTCTTCAACCGGTTCTGGCGGGCCGATCCCTCCCGGGCCCGGCAGACCGGCGGCACCGGGCTGGGGTTGTCGATCAGCCTGGAGGACGCGCGGCTGCACGGCGGCTGGCTGGAGGCGTGGGGGGCACCCGGGCAGGGTGCCCAGTTCCGGCTGACCCTGCCGGCGCGGGCCGGTGACCGGCTGATCACCTCGCCGCTGCGGCTGGTGCCGGCGGACGCCGCCCTGCCGTTCGGTGCCTCGCCCGCGGAGGACCTGCTGGCCATCGGTCCCGGACCGGACGGGGCCCTGACGGTCGGGCCGGCGACTCCGCCGGCCGCCGAGCAGCGCGCGGAGGTGGGGTCGTGA
- the mtrA gene encoding MtrAB system response regulator MtrA → MRARVLVVDDDPALAEMLGIVLRSEGFMPSFVADGERALAAFRDNRPDIVLLDLMLPGMSGIDVARAIRAESGVPIVMLTAKSDTVDVVLGLESGADDYVVKPFKPKELVARMRARLRRGEDAAPELLTIGPPGNQIAIDVPAHTVSRNGEEVKLTPLEFDLLVALARKPRQVFTREVLLEQVWGYRHAADTRLVNVHVQRLRAKIEPDPERPEIILTVRGVGYKAGTG, encoded by the coding sequence ATGAGAGCCCGGGTACTGGTGGTCGACGACGATCCTGCGCTCGCCGAGATGCTTGGCATCGTGCTGCGTAGCGAGGGATTCATGCCTTCCTTCGTGGCGGACGGGGAGCGCGCTCTGGCCGCATTCCGCGACAATCGTCCCGATATCGTGCTGCTGGACCTGATGCTGCCCGGCATGAGCGGCATCGACGTGGCGCGGGCGATTCGCGCCGAGTCCGGCGTACCGATCGTGATGCTGACCGCCAAGAGCGACACCGTGGATGTGGTGCTCGGCCTGGAGTCGGGCGCGGACGACTACGTGGTCAAGCCGTTCAAGCCCAAGGAACTGGTGGCCCGGATGCGGGCCCGGTTGCGCCGGGGCGAGGACGCGGCACCGGAACTGCTCACCATCGGTCCCCCCGGCAACCAGATCGCCATCGACGTGCCGGCGCACACCGTCAGCCGCAACGGCGAGGAGGTGAAGCTGACCCCGCTGGAGTTCGACCTGCTGGTGGCGCTGGCCCGCAAACCGCGTCAGGTCTTCACCCGGGAGGTCCTGCTGGAGCAGGTCTGGGGCTACCGGCACGCGGCCGACACCCGGCTGGTCAACGTGCACGTGCAGCGCCTACGGGCCAAGATCGAGCCGGATCCGGAGCGACCGGAAATCATCCTCACCGTGCGGGGCGTGGGCTACAAGGCGGGTACGGGATAG